GCATTTACTTATTCCGAAACACCGGCGGAAGCAGTTTTCACTACATTGAGCAAAGCATATGGTGTTGATATTGAATTCAATAGAGAAATCATGTCCCAATGCAGCATTACCGCTACTTTGGGCGATGAACCACTTGAAAATAAGTTGAAATGGATCTGTACCATCCTCGAAGCGGAGTACGAGATCACGCCGGAGAAAATAACGATCAAAGGAAATCCATGTAGATAATTATTCACCTAAACCAACCCTATTTGACCTAAAACAACAAAAGGTGAACGATGCGTCAACATCATTCACCTCGTATGTAAATCCCCTCTCTATGCTGGCGCTAAGACTAAATCCCTACGGGGACAAGGGAATTATTTTGCTGATTTTTTATAACCTACAAAACAAACAAAAGTATGAAAAAAACCTTTTACCGGCAGAATTACCTGCTCAAAATTATGAGAATCAGCCTCATACAAATGATGATGATCGTCGGGTTCACGCAGCTGTCCTTTGCCTTCGATGGTTTCGGGCAGGAAGTGCTGAACCGCCGGCTTACGATCAACATTAAGGAACAAAAAATCGGAGCAGCTTTAAACCAGATCGGTAAACTTTCGGGCGTCAATTTCATGTACAGCCCTGAACTGATCCGGTCCCAACGCAAAGTAACTTTCAGCGCAAAAGAAGAGAAGCTGGAAGCTATACTGGATAATTTTCTCACGCCTTTGCAGGTTACCTACGAAGTTTCGGGCAAACAGATCCTTCTGAAAAGAGCATCTTCCAAGCCGTCGACCGCTACTCCTGAAAGCACCGGCTCATCCATTAAAACCATTCAGTCCATCGATACTCCGGTGAAAGGAAAGGTTGTGGACGCTGCGGGCGGCAGTGTTCCGGGAGCGACGATTGTTTTGAAAGGAAGCTCGTCGGTCGGTACTACTACGGACGCAGACGGAGCCTTTTCGCTGAATGTACCCGACGGCAGCACCACGCTGGTTGTGTCATCGATCGGCTTTCTGACGCAGGAAGTTGACATTACCAACAAATCAATGGTGGACGTCACATTGCAATCTGATGTAAAAGCATTGAGCGAGGTGGTAGTTACCGGATACTCGTCTCAATCCAAGAGAGATATTACCGGCGCGGTAAGTACCGTTGACGCTACCGAGCTGACCAAAGTGGCTGCCCCGAACGTTGCCCAGCAGTTGCAGGGACGTGTGGCTGGTGTTACTGTTACTTCCAATAACTCGCCGGGTGGTGAGGCCACTGTACGTATCCGTGGTTTTGGAACGATCAACAACAATGATCCTTTGTACGTGATCGACGGGGTACCGACAAAAGGCGGATTGAACAGCATTAACCCGAACAACATAGAGTCAATGCAGGTTTTGAAGGATGCTTCTTCGGCTTCTATTTATGGTTCAAGGGCGGCGAATGGTGTTATCATTATCACTACCAAAAAAGGAAAAGCAGGTGCTCCGAGATTTGCATTCAATTCAAGAGCGGGTTTGCAGACAGGTAAAGTTGATCTTGACCTGATCAAAGATCCGCAGCAATTCGGTGACCTGCTTTGGACGCAACGCAAAAATGCAGGTGTACTGACTAATGGTAACCCGTCGCATCAGCAATACGGCAATGGTGCCAATGCAGTGGTACCCGACTACATTCTGGCAGGATCGAGCTACGGGTTGTTTGAAGGTGACCCAAAAACCAACCCTTCGCTTTACAACTACAACCGCACAGGTTTTTACCAGATCGTGAAAGCAAATAAAGAAGGTACCGACTGGCACAAGGAAATCCTGCGCCCGGCTGCGATCCAGGAATACAATGTAGGTGCTACTGGTGGGACAGAAAGCGGAAGGTATGCGATCGCATTCAATTACTTCAAGCAGGACGGTGTGTTGATCCACACTTCTTTTAACCGTTATTCATTGCGTTCCAATACTGAATTCTCGTTCAAAAAACGCATCAGGGTTGGTGAAAACCTGGAAGTAAGTTATACGGAAAACAAGGGTTACTATAACAATAACGGAACTTCAAGCTCGGCCAACAACCAGGATGGGAACCCGATCGGAAACGGATACCGTATTCCTTCGATCATCCCGGTGTATGATATCATGGGCAATTTCGCTGCTACGAGAGCGGCGGGACTCGGACCTGCTACCAATCCTGTGGCGCAGCTTTGGAGAACCAGAAAAAACCAGACTAACAACTTCCGCGCATTTGGTAATGCATACCTGGAAGTAGATATCCTGAAAGACCTGACTGCGAAATCGAGCATTGGTATCGACATTACCGCTGCCAACCGCGTAGGTTATACCCTGCTGGATTTGGAAGAAGCCGAAATCGAAGCGGCCAATGCTTTGACTAATGCCAATGCGTACGACATTAACTGGACGTGGTCGAATACATTGAACTACAACAAAACATTGGGCAACATTCATAAACTGGGTGTCCTTTTGGGAACGGAAGCCATTAAAGGTACCGGTCGCGACTTTTCTGCGACCCGTACTACATTCTTCTCCGAAGATCCTCAGTACATGTTCCTTAACTCAGGTACGGCGGGTATCAACAATACGGGCGCTGGCTACGAATGGGCACTTTTCTCCATTTTCGGAAAGGTCAACTACTCATTGCTGGACCGCTACCTGCTTGAAGCTACGGTACGCCGCGATGGTTCTTCAAGATTTGGTCAAAACAACCGGTACGGAACATTCCCAGCATTCAGCGCGGGATGGAGACTTTCGGAAGAAGCATTCCTGAAACCGGTATCGTGGATTGACGACTTGAAAATAAGAGCTGGCTGGGGTCAAACCGGCAACCAGGAAATTGGTAACTACAATGGATTCAGCACTTACCGTTCAAGCCTGAGCCTTTCTTCGTATGCAATCGACGGCTCTAACAATGCGGTACAGCCTGGCTTTGATACCGATGCATTCGGAAACCCGAACGCCAAATGGGAGACTACCACGCAGACCAACGTTGGTTTGGACGCAACATTTCTCAAAGGAATGTTTGGTCTGAACCTGGATTTGTACAACAGGACCACCTCGGACATGCTTTATCAGGTGAGTTTGCCTGCTACTCAGGGTGTCGCCACGATTCCTTATGTCAATGTAGGTGAAATGAATAATAAGGGTATTGATCTTGGGATTGATTTTAACAACAAAGCATTGAATGGTGACCTTACCTATTCAGTAGGCGTCAATTTCTCGACTTACAAAAACGAGGTTAAAAAGCTGAACAACAGCGCAACAGCAGTTCTTTTAGGACCAGCGATCCGTAGCTATACTTGGACGCGTTCAGTAGCCGGAATGCCATTGTACTCATTCTACGGTTTGCAGATCGACGGTATTTACCAAAATCAGGGCGATGTGGATAGCGGACCAAAATATCCTGGTTACGCTGCAATTGGTAAATACAAATACCACGATACGGACGGCGACGGTACCATTACCGATAACGACCGCAAGTTCCTCGGTAACCCGCATCCTGACTTTACCTATGGTATCAACCTGAATGTAGGTTACAAAAACTTTGACCTCTCGGCATTCTTCCAGGGCGTAAAAGGCAATCAGATCATTAACATGGTAAAGCGCTGGGTAGATTTCAACAACCAGGCGGGTAACCGCAGCCTTCGCATGCTGAATGACTCGTGGACTCCGTCAAATCCTGATGCTGTGTTGCCGATCCTGGATGCAAACGATAGCCGCAGCCAGCAGCCTTCGAGCTACTTCATTGAAGACGGCTCCTATTTCAGAATGAAAAACCTGACGCTGGGCTACACATTGCCCTCCACAATGCTGTCGAAAATCGGTTTCGAAAGCGCACGTGTGTACCTGCAGGCCCAAAATCTTTTCACGATCACCAAATACAGCGGTATCGATCCTGAGGTTACGTCGGTTGGCTCCACTCCGGGCAGCACAGTGCTTGGGGTAGATCAGGGAAATTATCCTAATTCCAAAATGTACCAGATCGGTATCAATTTCGGATTCTAAAAACGGGTATAATCAAAAAATCACTTATCTGAGAATCATAAGTTTATAGATATGAAAAAGAGACTATTGGTATTAACAGCATTAGTTTGCATAGGGATGATAACCTCCTGCAGCGATGGGTTTCTGGAAACTACGCCACTGGGTGTGGGAAATGAGCAGTCGCTTTCAAATAAATCCGGGGTAAATGCAGTCTTGATCGGTGCATACAGTTTGCTGGATGGTGTAGGCGCGGGACCAGTAAATACTTCATCCGTGAGCAACTGGATCTACGGCTCCATTGCTTCGGATGATGCTTACAAAGGCAGTGACGTAGGTGACCAGGCTCAGATCACAACCATCGAACGCTACATTCCACAAGCGGATATCGGCGCTTACAATGACAAATGGGTGGCCGTTTATGACGGTGTATCCCGCTCCAACAACGTGATCAAACTGATCGGCCTGACTACTGACATGACTGATGCCGAGAAAGCGCAGGCATTGGGAGAAGCGCGTTTTCTGAGGGCGTGGTACCATTTTGAAGCTAAAAAACTTTGGAATATGGTGCCTTACGTGGACGAAACCGTGACGGATTACATCAACCTGCCGAACGATAAGGATATCTGGCCCAACATCGAGGCCGATTTTCAGTTCGCGATCGACAACCTGTCGGCCACCAAAGCGCAGGTAGGTCGCGCAAGCAAATGGACAGCTAAGGCGGCGATGGCCAAAGTACATATGTACCAGGCGGATTATACTGCGGCAAAACCACTTTTGGAGGACATTATTAAAAATGGCCCTTTTTCACTGGTAAACAGCTTTCACGACAATTTCAGGATTACGACGGAGAACAACAGCGAGTCGATCTTTGAAGTACAAATGTCGGTAGGCGACGGCGGTAGCGGCCAAAACGGAAGCTGGGGAGATAACTATAACTTCCCATACGGCTCCGCTCCCGGCGGTTGCTGCGGATTTTACCAACCTTCTCAAAACCTGGTCAATGCATTTAAAACAGATGCTGCGGGCTTGCCATTACTGGACACTTTCAATGA
The genomic region above belongs to Dyadobacter pollutisoli and contains:
- a CDS encoding TonB-dependent receptor, translated to MKKTFYRQNYLLKIMRISLIQMMMIVGFTQLSFAFDGFGQEVLNRRLTINIKEQKIGAALNQIGKLSGVNFMYSPELIRSQRKVTFSAKEEKLEAILDNFLTPLQVTYEVSGKQILLKRASSKPSTATPESTGSSIKTIQSIDTPVKGKVVDAAGGSVPGATIVLKGSSSVGTTTDADGAFSLNVPDGSTTLVVSSIGFLTQEVDITNKSMVDVTLQSDVKALSEVVVTGYSSQSKRDITGAVSTVDATELTKVAAPNVAQQLQGRVAGVTVTSNNSPGGEATVRIRGFGTINNNDPLYVIDGVPTKGGLNSINPNNIESMQVLKDASSASIYGSRAANGVIIITTKKGKAGAPRFAFNSRAGLQTGKVDLDLIKDPQQFGDLLWTQRKNAGVLTNGNPSHQQYGNGANAVVPDYILAGSSYGLFEGDPKTNPSLYNYNRTGFYQIVKANKEGTDWHKEILRPAAIQEYNVGATGGTESGRYAIAFNYFKQDGVLIHTSFNRYSLRSNTEFSFKKRIRVGENLEVSYTENKGYYNNNGTSSSANNQDGNPIGNGYRIPSIIPVYDIMGNFAATRAAGLGPATNPVAQLWRTRKNQTNNFRAFGNAYLEVDILKDLTAKSSIGIDITAANRVGYTLLDLEEAEIEAANALTNANAYDINWTWSNTLNYNKTLGNIHKLGVLLGTEAIKGTGRDFSATRTTFFSEDPQYMFLNSGTAGINNTGAGYEWALFSIFGKVNYSLLDRYLLEATVRRDGSSRFGQNNRYGTFPAFSAGWRLSEEAFLKPVSWIDDLKIRAGWGQTGNQEIGNYNGFSTYRSSLSLSSYAIDGSNNAVQPGFDTDAFGNPNAKWETTTQTNVGLDATFLKGMFGLNLDLYNRTTSDMLYQVSLPATQGVATIPYVNVGEMNNKGIDLGIDFNNKALNGDLTYSVGVNFSTYKNEVKKLNNSATAVLLGPAIRSYTWTRSVAGMPLYSFYGLQIDGIYQNQGDVDSGPKYPGYAAIGKYKYHDTDGDGTITDNDRKFLGNPHPDFTYGINLNVGYKNFDLSAFFQGVKGNQIINMVKRWVDFNNQAGNRSLRMLNDSWTPSNPDAVLPILDANDSRSQQPSSYFIEDGSYFRMKNLTLGYTLPSTMLSKIGFESARVYLQAQNLFTITKYSGIDPEVTSVGSTPGSTVLGVDQGNYPNSKMYQIGINFGF
- a CDS encoding RagB/SusD family nutrient uptake outer membrane protein codes for the protein MKKRLLVLTALVCIGMITSCSDGFLETTPLGVGNEQSLSNKSGVNAVLIGAYSLLDGVGAGPVNTSSVSNWIYGSIASDDAYKGSDVGDQAQITTIERYIPQADIGAYNDKWVAVYDGVSRSNNVIKLIGLTTDMTDAEKAQALGEARFLRAWYHFEAKKLWNMVPYVDETVTDYINLPNDKDIWPNIEADFQFAIDNLSATKAQVGRASKWTAKAAMAKVHMYQADYTAAKPLLEDIIKNGPFSLVNSFHDNFRITTENNSESIFEVQMSVGDGGSGQNGSWGDNYNFPYGSAPGGCCGFYQPSQNLVNAFKTDAAGLPLLDTFNDVDVKNDEGLASTDAFTPYEGTLDPRLDWTVGRRGLPFLNWGTHPGKNWIRDQSFGGPYTFKKFFAYSGENAGAESPRANANNYRAIRLADVLLMRAEVAVEENDLATALSIVNQIRTRAANVVVAGADGKPAANYLVKPYTAFATQEYARKAVRFERRVELAMEGHRHFDLVRWGVADVVLNAYLTKESKKRTYLTGATFVKGKSEYFPIPQAQIDIMGANILKQNQ